In one Mailhella massiliensis genomic region, the following are encoded:
- a CDS encoding ATP-grasp domain-containing protein — MLRDAGEAQAFLAAAPSTTVFIVESFERARAGYLTRIEIVGGRVAHAHRRSVAANGLSSYHFGSTFEPYTDCPDSVCTAAEQAAALLGFELGSFDVIETEAAPVFIDANSVSNVSADCEELLGYDLMAEHAAYIAGRYRTLFG, encoded by the coding sequence ATGTTGCGCGATGCGGGCGAGGCGCAGGCGTTCCTTGCGGCGGCGCCGTCTACAACCGTTTTCATCGTCGAGTCATTCGAGCGGGCGCGGGCGGGCTATCTCACACGCATTGAGATCGTGGGCGGACGCGTCGCGCATGCGCATAGACGCAGCGTCGCCGCCAACGGGCTCTCGTCCTATCACTTCGGCTCCACGTTCGAGCCCTATACCGACTGCCCGGATAGCGTCTGCACCGCCGCGGAGCAGGCTGCTGCGCTTCTGGGGTTCGAGCTGGGCAGCTTTGATGTCATCGAGACCGAGGCGGCGCCTGTGTTCATCGACGCCAACTCCGTCTCGAATGTCTCCGCTGATTGCGAGGAGCTTTTGGGCTACGACCTCATGGCGGAGCATGCCGCCTACATCGCCGGGCGATATCGAACTCTTTTCGGCTAA